In Dromaius novaehollandiae isolate bDroNov1 unplaced genomic scaffold, bDroNov1.hap1 HAP1_SCAFFOLD_42, whole genome shotgun sequence, a single window of DNA contains:
- the LOC135326025 gene encoding coiled-coil domain-containing protein 81-like, with protein sequence MELWDAGHGTRRGQGVPALPPQERLAIWEGVSDYIVWQLMLSQGVRIIRLGTFSVVREQVVGGKHGLLTVRRPVFHLSKNIAQVLGLSHDEAYAPGHKEMEPLKCARIASDMSVPRQTVEACVEETLREFCRCLKSGQNVAFVLKDVGMLVIQGTNVKMRFYKSLLQRLNGTEQRLAALLGMPEMRDSVLSRTKTAASQTLSGRVFVFPEYKLESVARKPPVRPVAAVKATQAEERGKADCSGRKGNLPANHLLLRERLPARRLTALNMEKGKGDTGKGKAPPGSVLPAIGESSLRKVEKGRRKPSAEESSAKPKEKKERAALKAKRDMEESEGIQVRRMSRTLTNLRPDLSLPTTSRDERADDRAGEKKPSIKDVYIYHLGPEEEMTVYVYFSHIDEEEKKKEQQSSQETVYGDSFTCWMMEEWEEYKGASSAEYKASSTSPKRMVSKQSLQALQAAVTSLVKEAKSFVEEVGTKNATEEPECLSVLSAIRESSSRKAEKGRRKQRSEARLPAVRPLGRSQERAGQHAGFLSALQGQRDVWESSANLQEKKEKATPRAKGEMEEPERTQVRRMSRTLTNLRPDLSLPTTSRDERADDRAGEKKPSIKDVYIYHLGPEEEMTVYVYFSHIDEEEKKE encoded by the exons ATGGAGCTCTGGGACGCTGGCCACGGGACGCGGCGTGGGCAGGGGGTGCCAGCGCTCCCCCCGCAGG agcgCCTTGCTATCTGGGAAGGTGTGTCTGACTACATTGTATGGCAACtgatgctgagccag ggagtcaGGATTATTCGGCTGGGCACCTTCAGTGTTGTGAGGGAACAAGTTGTTGGTGGGAAAcatggtcttctgactgttcgcagacccgtgttccatctttcaaagAATATTGCACAGGTTCTCGGCCTCTCCCATGATGAGGCCTATGCTCCTG GTCACAAGGAAATGGAGCCCCTGAAGTGTGCTCGCATAGCCTCGGACATGTCTGTTCCTCGGCAAACAGTGGAGGCTTGCGTAGAAGAGACCCTGCGTGAGTTCTGCCGCTGCCTCAAGAGTGGGCagaatgttgcctttgtgttGAAGGACGTTGGCATGCTTGTTATTCAAGGGACCAacgtgaaaatgagattttacaaaagccttctgcaaaggctgaatgggactgaacagCGGCTTGCAGCTCTTCTTGGG atgccagagatgagggattcagtgcTCTCGCGCACCAAAACTGCTGCTTCCCAGACCCTTTCTGGTCGTGTCTTTGTCTTcccaga gtacaagcttgagagtGTAGCTAGAAAGCCACCTGTGAGGCCCGTGGCAGCTGTGAAGGCCacccaggcagaggagaggggaaaagctgactgCAGTGGCAGGAAAG gCAATCTCCCTGCCAACCACCTCCTCTTGAGAGAGCGGCTTCCTGCACGCAGACTAACTGCTCTGAacatggagaaaggaaagggagacacAGGCAagggcaaagctcctcctggcag TGTGCTCCCAGCCATCGGAGAGAGCTCCTTGAGgaaggtggagaaaggcaggaggaagccaAGTGCTGAAGAATCAtcagcaaagccaaaggaaaagaaagaaagggcagcaCTGAAGGCAAAGAGAGACATGGAAGAGTCAGAGGGGATCCAG GTTCGGCGGATGTCAAGGACCCTGACAAACCTGCGGCCTGACCTCAGCCTGCCCACGACCAGCAGGGACGAGAGGGCTGATGACCGTGCTGGGGAGAAAAAGCCAAGCATTAAGGATGTGTACATCTACCACCTGGGGCCAGAGGAGGAGATGACGGTCTACGTTTACTTCTCCCACATAGAcgaagaggagaagaagaaagagcagcagtcATCGCAAGAGACAGTATATGGC GATTCGTTCACTTGCTGGATGATGGAGGAGTGGGAGGAATATAAAGGAGCATCATCTGCAGAGTACAAGGCCAGCAGCACCTCCCCAAAAAG GATGGTTTCCAAGCAAAGTCTCCAGGCGCTTCAAGCAGCAGTGACGAGCCTAGTGAAGGAGGCAAAGAGTTTTGTAGAAGAGGTGGGAACAAAGAATGCTACTGAAGAACCCGAGTGCCTCAG TGTGCTCTCAGCCATCCGAGAGAGCTCCTCAAGGAAGgcggagaaaggcaggaggaagcaaaGGTCTGAAGCCAGACTGCCAGCCGTGAGGCCTCTTGGTAGAAGCCAAGAGAGGGCAGGACAG caTGCAGGCTTCCTGTCCGCTCTGCAGGGGCAAAGAGATGTTTGGGAATCCTCGGCTAacctgcaggagaagaaagaaaaggcaactcCGAGAGCAAAGGGAGAAATGGAGGAGCCAGAGAGGACCCAG GTTCGGCGGATGTCAAGGACCCTGACAAACCTGCGGCCTGACCTCAGCCTGCCCACGACCAGCAGGGACGAGAGGGCTGATGACCGTGCTGGGGAGAAAAAGCCAAGCATTAAGGATGTGTACATCTACCACCTGGGGCCAGAGGAGGAGATGACGGTCTACGTTTACTTCTCCCACATAGACgaagaggagaagaaggaataG